In Cherax quadricarinatus isolate ZL_2023a chromosome 91, ASM3850222v1, whole genome shotgun sequence, a single window of DNA contains:
- the LOC138855345 gene encoding uncharacterized protein, producing the protein MYQGRGEGVPELGDVSEPGEGVPKLGNVSGPEDDVPDLGGVSGPQLAAPPPPPAPPPPPASPPPPASPPPPAPPPPPASPPPPAPPPAPPPPPAPPPPAPPPAPPPPPASVAPPPASAAAAPPPPPPPPPPPPPPPPPPPAPPPPPVAAATPPPAPPAPPPPAPPPASAAPPPLAPPPAPPPAPPPQTPPAPPPPPPAPPPPPAPPPPPAPPPPPAPPPPPPPPPPPPPPAPPPAPPPPPVAAAPPPPAPPPPASAAPPPLAPPPAPPPLAPPPAQPPPSAAPAAPPPPTAAAPPPPTAAAPPPPPPPPASAAPPPPAPPPAPPPPAPPPAPPPAAAAVPPPTTAAAVPPPTTAAAVPPPPTAAAVPPPTTAAAVPPPTTTAAAVPPPTTAAAVPPPPPPPASAPPPAAAAPPPSPAPPPPPPAAAAPPPPPAPPPPAPPPPAPPPPPAPPPPAPPPPPPPPPPPPAPPPPPPPAPPPPAPPPPPAPPPPPPAPPPPPPPPPAPAPPPPPPPPPPAAPPPPPPPPPTPPAPAPPPPPTPPAPPPPPPPPPPPPPPPPPPPPPPPPPPTSPRPPPPPPPPPPPAPPPPPPPPPPPPPSAAAPAPAPPPPPPTKLNTL; encoded by the exons ATGTATCAGGGCCGGGGGGAGGGTGTACCAGAGCTGGGGGATGTATCAGAACCTGGGGAGGGCGTGCCAAAGCTGGGGAATGTATCAGGACCTGAGGATGATGTACCAGATCTGGGAGGTGTATCAGGGCCT cagctagcagcaccaccaccaccaccagcacctccaccaccaccagcatctccaccaccaccagcatcaccaccaccaccagcacctccaccaccaccagcatcaccaccaccaccagcacctccaccagcaccaccaccaccaccagcacctccaccaccagcacctccaccagcacctccaccaccaccagcatcagtagcaccaccaccagcatcagcagcagcagcaccaccaccacctccaccaccaccacctccaccaccaccacctccaccaccaccaccagcacctccaccaccaccagtagcagcagcaacaccaccaccagcaccaccagcacctccaccaccagcacctccaccagcatcagcagcaccaccaccactagcacctccaccagcaccaccaccagcacctccaccacaaacaccaccagcacctccaccaccaccaccagcacctccaccaccaccagcacctccaccaccaccagcacctccaccaccaccagcaccaccaccaccaccaccaccacctccaccaccacctccaccagcacctccaccagcacctccaccaccaccagtagcagcagcaccaccaccaccagcacctccaccaccagcatcagcagcaccaccaccactagcacctccaccagcaccaccaccactagcacctccaccagcacaaccaccaccatcagcagcaccagcagcaccaccaccaccaacagcagcagcaccaccaccaccaacagcagcagcaccaccaccaccaccaccaccaccagcatcagcagcaccaccaccaccagcacctccaccagcaccaccaccaccagcacctccaccagcaccaccaccagcagcagcagcagtaccaccaccaacaacagcagcagcagtaccaccaccaacaacagcagcagcagtaccaccaccaccaacagcagcagcagtaccaccaccaacaacagcagcagcagtaccaccaccaacaacaacagcagcagcagtaccaccaccaacaacagcagcagcagtaccaccaccaccaccaccaccagcatcagcaccaccaccagcagcagcagcaccaccaccatcaccagcacctccaccaccaccaccagcagcagcagcaccaccaccaccaccagcaccaccaccaccagcaccacctccaccagcaccaccacctccaccagcaccacctccaccagcaccaccaccaccaccaccaccaccaccaccaccaccagcaccacctccaccaccaccaccagcaccaccaccaccagcaccaccacctccaccagcaccacctccacctccaccagcaccacctccaccaccaccaccaccaccagcaccagcaccaccacctccaccaccaccaccaccaccagcagcaccaccaccaccaccaccaccaccaccaacaccaccagcaccagcaccacctcctccaccaacaccaccagcaccaccaccaccacctccaccaccacctccaccaccacctccaccaccacctccaccaccacctccaccaccaccaccaacatcaccacgaccaccaccaccaccacctccaccaccaccaccagcaccacctccaccaccaccacctccaccaccaccaccaccatcagcagcagcaccagcaccagcaccaccaccaccaccacctactaagctTAATACATTATAA